A genomic region of Sphingobium sp. HWE2-09 contains the following coding sequences:
- a CDS encoding ABC transporter ATP-binding protein: protein MASIIDISGLTKRYASGFEALKGVDLTIEEGEIFALLGPNGAGKTTMISIICGIARATGGSVSVAGHDIVRDYRGARTAIGLVPQELSTDQFERVIDTVNFSRGLFGKPRNDAYIEKVLRDLSLWDKRHAKILELSGGMKRRVMIAKALSHEPRILFLDEPTAGVDVELRRDMWKLIGELRKTGVTIILTTHYIEEAEEMADRVGVINRGELMLVEDKTVLMKKLGKKTLTIVLADPIDLVPPELAEWDVTLGAEGHELAYIFDTQAERTGVSSLLRRLGDIGIGYKDLNTQQSSLEDIFVSLVHEEKAA, encoded by the coding sequence ATGGCATCCATCATAGACATTAGCGGCCTGACGAAACGCTATGCGTCGGGGTTCGAAGCGCTCAAGGGCGTGGACCTGACCATAGAGGAAGGCGAGATTTTTGCGCTGCTGGGGCCGAACGGCGCGGGCAAGACGACGATGATCTCCATCATCTGCGGCATCGCGCGGGCGACCGGCGGCAGCGTAAGCGTGGCGGGGCACGACATCGTGCGCGACTATCGCGGGGCGCGCACGGCGATCGGCCTGGTGCCGCAGGAATTGTCGACCGACCAGTTCGAACGGGTGATTGACACGGTGAATTTCAGCCGTGGCCTGTTCGGCAAGCCTCGCAACGACGCCTATATCGAGAAGGTGCTGCGCGACCTGTCGCTGTGGGACAAGCGCCATGCCAAGATATTGGAACTGTCGGGCGGCATGAAGCGGCGCGTGATGATCGCCAAGGCGCTGAGCCATGAACCGCGCATCCTGTTCCTGGACGAGCCGACCGCGGGCGTGGACGTGGAGTTGCGCCGCGATATGTGGAAGCTGATCGGCGAATTGCGCAAGACCGGCGTCACCATCATCCTGACCACCCATTATATCGAGGAGGCCGAGGAAATGGCCGACCGGGTGGGGGTGATCAACCGGGGCGAATTGATGCTGGTCGAGGACAAGACCGTGCTGATGAAGAAGCTGGGCAAGAAGACGCTGACCATCGTGCTGGCCGACCCGATCGATCTCGTGCCGCCGGAACTGGCCGAATGGGACGTGACGCTGGGCGCGGAGGGGCATGAACTGGCCTATATCTTCGACACGCAGGCGGAGCGGACCGGCGTGTCGTCGCTGCTGCGCCGACTGGGCGATATCGGCATCGGTTACAAGGATCTGAACACGCAGCAGAGCAGCCTAGAGGATATCTTCGTCAGCCTGGTCCATGAGGAGAAGGCGGCATGA
- a CDS encoding class I SAM-dependent methyltransferase gives MQHKPKRSRAIALPGGEFRARATEYFDFLAAWVQKPRQTASVVPSSRHLARLMVGQIDPTDGRVLELGGGTGVFTRAILETGLPPEQLEVVEINPAFARGLRRQFPHVSILETPAQIVSTATMGEPGDYQSVVSGLPLLAMDRYMHFDILSESFRMLRPGGSFVQFTYSMRPPVHRDVIDALGLDVVRAGQTVRNFPPATVFRFFRRGE, from the coding sequence ATGCAGCATAAGCCCAAGCGCAGCCGGGCGATCGCCTTGCCGGGTGGCGAATTTCGCGCCCGTGCCACCGAATATTTCGACTTTCTGGCCGCCTGGGTGCAAAAACCGCGCCAGACGGCGTCGGTGGTGCCGTCCAGCCGCCATCTCGCCCGGCTGATGGTGGGGCAGATTGATCCGACCGATGGTCGCGTGCTGGAATTGGGCGGAGGCACCGGCGTGTTCACGCGCGCGATCCTGGAAACCGGATTGCCGCCAGAGCAGTTGGAGGTGGTGGAGATCAATCCCGCCTTTGCGCGCGGGCTGCGGCGGCAATTCCCGCATGTGTCGATCCTGGAAACCCCCGCGCAGATCGTGTCGACCGCGACCATGGGCGAACCGGGGGATTATCAGTCGGTGGTCAGCGGGCTGCCGCTGCTGGCGATGGATCGCTACATGCATTTCGACATATTGTCGGAGTCCTTTCGGATGCTGCGCCCCGGTGGCAGTTTCGTGCAGTTCACCTATTCGATGCGCCCGCCCGTGCATCGCGATGTGATCGACGCGCTGGGGCTGGACGTCGTGCGCGCCGGGCAGACGGTGCGCAACTTCCCGCCCGCCACCGTTTTCCGGTTCTTCCGCCGCGGCGAATAG
- a CDS encoding LysR family transcriptional regulator, giving the protein MFDWDDLRVFLAVARARKVAPAARALGIDATTIARRLARLEKALDAELFELGAGERTLTARGQALLRHAEGAESAALAAMEDVKGQEHRLAGQVRLSVAEGFGTWVLAPGMGDFNRRHPGIRLDLVTASGFLNPSNREADMAVMLARPQRGRLTVRRLGDYRLHLYASPAYLARAGRAAVPADLRDHVLVGYVPEFIFSPELDYLDEVEAGLEATLRSTSIIMQQRMIADGAGIGVLPDFIARRDPGLVPLMAEQVEIIRSFWLVMHGDLRKLARIGAVADWLQERVDRLSGLRAPGD; this is encoded by the coding sequence ATGTTCGATTGGGACGATCTCAGGGTATTTCTGGCGGTCGCCCGGGCGCGCAAGGTGGCGCCTGCCGCCCGCGCGCTGGGGATCGACGCGACCACCATCGCGCGGCGGCTGGCGCGGCTGGAAAAGGCGCTGGACGCCGAATTGTTCGAACTGGGCGCAGGGGAGCGGACGCTGACGGCGCGGGGGCAGGCGCTGCTCCGCCATGCGGAGGGGGCGGAAAGCGCGGCGCTGGCGGCGATGGAGGATGTGAAGGGGCAGGAACATCGGCTGGCGGGGCAGGTGCGCCTGTCGGTGGCCGAAGGGTTCGGCACCTGGGTGCTGGCGCCGGGGATGGGCGATTTCAACCGGCGGCATCCGGGCATCCGGCTGGATCTGGTGACGGCGTCCGGCTTCCTCAATCCGTCGAACCGGGAAGCGGACATGGCGGTGATGCTGGCGCGGCCGCAGCGCGGGCGGCTGACGGTGCGGCGGCTGGGGGATTATCGGCTGCATCTTTATGCGTCGCCCGCCTATCTGGCGCGGGCCGGGCGTGCGGCGGTGCCTGCGGACCTGCGCGACCATGTGCTGGTCGGTTATGTGCCGGAGTTCATCTTTTCGCCCGAACTGGATTATCTGGACGAGGTGGAGGCGGGACTAGAGGCGACGTTGCGATCGACCAGCATCATCATGCAGCAGCGGATGATCGCCGATGGCGCGGGAATCGGCGTGCTGCCCGACTTCATCGCGCGGCGCGACCCCGGCCTTGTCCCGCTGATGGCCGAGCAGGTCGAGATCATACGCAGTTTCTGGCTGGTGATGCATGGCGACCTGCGCAAGCTGGCGCGGATCGGCGCGGTGGCGGACTGGCTGCAGGAGCGGGTGGACAGGCTGTCGGGGTTGCGCGCCCCTGGTGATTGA